In the genome of Halapricum salinum, one region contains:
- a CDS encoding transcription initiation factor IIB, with protein MTRSTRQRERERESQTETDQEEDEIHDCPECGSDNLVKDADRGELICDDCGLVVEEGNIDPGPEWRAFNHQERQQKSRVGAPTTQTMHDKGLTTTIDWKDKDAYGRSISSKKRSQMHRLRKWQERIRTKDAGERNLQFALSEIDRMASALGVPRSVREVASVIYRRALDDDLIRGRSIEGVATAALYAACRKEGIPRSLEEISDVSRVERKEIGRTYRYISQELGLEMEPVDPKKYVPRFCSELQLSEEVQTKANEIIEETAEQGLLSGKSPTGYAAAAIYAASLLCNEKKTQREVADVAQVTEVTIRNRYQEQIEAMGIHG; from the coding sequence ATGACACGGTCCACCCGCCAGCGGGAGCGCGAGCGTGAGTCTCAGACGGAAACCGATCAGGAGGAGGACGAAATACACGATTGCCCAGAGTGTGGTTCCGACAATCTCGTAAAGGACGCCGACCGTGGCGAACTCATCTGTGACGACTGTGGTCTGGTCGTCGAGGAAGGCAACATCGATCCCGGACCGGAGTGGCGCGCGTTCAACCATCAGGAACGCCAGCAGAAGTCCCGCGTGGGTGCACCCACCACGCAGACGATGCACGACAAGGGGCTGACCACGACGATCGACTGGAAGGACAAGGACGCCTACGGACGTTCGATCTCCTCGAAAAAGCGCAGTCAGATGCACCGTCTGCGCAAGTGGCAAGAGCGAATCCGGACCAAGGACGCGGGCGAGCGCAACCTCCAGTTCGCCCTCAGCGAGATCGATCGCATGGCCTCGGCGCTCGGGGTGCCACGCTCGGTCCGGGAGGTCGCGTCGGTGATCTATCGGCGGGCGCTCGACGACGACCTCATTCGCGGGCGTTCCATCGAGGGTGTGGCTACGGCCGCGCTCTACGCCGCCTGTCGAAAAGAGGGGATTCCGCGCAGTCTCGAAGAGATCTCGGACGTCTCCCGGGTCGAGCGCAAGGAGATCGGCCGTACGTACCGGTATATCTCTCAGGAACTCGGCCTGGAGATGGAGCCGGTCGATCCCAAAAAGTACGTCCCGCGGTTCTGTTCTGAACTCCAGCTCTCCGAGGAAGTCCAGACCAAGGCCAACGAGATCATCGAAGAGACGGCCGAGCAGGGCCTGCTCTCCGGTAAATCGCCGACTGGCTATGCGGCTGCCGCGATCTACGCCGCCTCGTTGCTCTGCAACGAGAAGAAGACCCAGCGGGAAGTCGCCGACGTCGCGCAGGTGACTGAGGTCACTATTCGGAACCGGTATCAGGAGCAGATCGAGGCGATGGGCATCCACGGCTAG
- the nreA gene encoding DNA repair protein NreA, whose amino-acid sequence MQLDDFIEDFQRDEAAEKRRLAEEKSYEITDYLDEVEREFEQAVSGDSMFGATAPEIFVGRSSYPNVSTGVLSPVTDGNAADFATSGQWYQQGLGVGDVLQRRTGLLNSTRSANVDVRDVWDGFVGVQREVAIADHPVDVEVGLDSEPDLDLSLDDVGAPTGPRASARSADLAENPHVPRPVKKTLEDDDWQAEGAMSYLYRRGFDVYDINTILSAGALGRGQDRRLVPTRWSITAVDDTVGQFVRGGIRNAPAINETEVHYNEYMGNRYWVILTPGQWEFELVEMKAPESVWNPAGEAYYLASAHEGYEGRTGYVEETAGAYYASRLGVLEHLKDRGRQAKCLVLREVTDDYWAPVGVWQVREGVRNAFEGENGVSETFREAVTQVTGQLPISMGALRRKSEMVAGLQAKLSDF is encoded by the coding sequence ATGCAACTGGACGACTTCATCGAGGACTTCCAGCGCGACGAGGCCGCCGAGAAGCGCCGCCTCGCAGAAGAGAAGTCCTACGAGATCACCGACTACCTCGATGAGGTCGAGAGAGAGTTCGAGCAGGCCGTCTCGGGCGACTCCATGTTCGGTGCCACGGCCCCCGAAATCTTCGTCGGGCGCTCCTCCTACCCCAACGTCTCGACGGGCGTCCTCTCGCCGGTGACAGACGGAAACGCTGCGGACTTCGCCACCTCCGGGCAGTGGTACCAGCAGGGCCTGGGCGTGGGCGACGTCCTCCAGCGCCGCACCGGCCTGCTCAACTCCACCAGGTCGGCGAACGTCGACGTGCGGGACGTCTGGGACGGTTTCGTGGGTGTCCAGCGAGAGGTCGCCATCGCCGACCATCCCGTCGACGTCGAGGTGGGCCTCGACTCGGAACCGGACCTCGATCTCTCGCTTGACGACGTGGGCGCACCCACGGGCCCACGAGCAAGCGCCCGCAGTGCCGACCTCGCGGAAAATCCGCACGTTCCTCGACCTGTGAAGAAGACGCTGGAAGACGACGACTGGCAGGCCGAGGGCGCGATGAGCTATCTCTACCGTCGCGGGTTCGACGTCTACGACATCAACACCATCCTCTCGGCGGGCGCGCTCGGCCGCGGGCAGGATCGCCGTCTCGTCCCGACGCGGTGGTCGATCACGGCCGTGGACGACACCGTCGGGCAGTTCGTCCGCGGCGGGATCAGGAACGCGCCCGCGATCAACGAGACGGAAGTCCACTACAACGAGTACATGGGCAATCGCTACTGGGTAATTCTCACGCCCGGCCAGTGGGAGTTCGAACTGGTCGAGATGAAAGCCCCCGAGAGCGTCTGGAACCCCGCCGGCGAGGCCTATTACCTCGCCAGTGCTCACGAGGGCTACGAGGGCCGGACGGGCTACGTCGAGGAGACCGCCGGGGCGTACTACGCCTCCCGGCTGGGCGTTCTGGAACACCTCAAAGACCGGGGTCGCCAGGCCAAGTGCCTCGTCCTGCGGGAAGTCACCGACGACTACTGGGCTCCAGTTGGCGTGTGGCAAGTCCGCGAGGGCGTTCGAAATGCCTTCGAGGGAGAGAATGGCGTGAGCGAGACGTTCCGGGAGGCCGTTACGCAAGTCACTGGGCAGTTGCCGATCTCGATGGGTGCGCTCCGCCGAAAGTCGGAGATGGTCGCCGGCCTGCAGGCGAAGTTGAGCGACTTTTGA
- a CDS encoding DUF5789 family protein, whose amino-acid sequence MSDDDGEDEPAVELGEGNEVEGVPIVQVSARLMWGIEKSDIRRREGDTVIRTPDGPRELGEILDEIDETYFDRRQSFESEVRDVIGHGPVPTE is encoded by the coding sequence ATGAGCGACGACGATGGCGAGGACGAGCCGGCGGTCGAACTCGGCGAGGGCAACGAGGTAGAGGGCGTCCCGATCGTCCAGGTTTCGGCGCGGCTGATGTGGGGCATCGAGAAGAGTGATATCCGCCGCCGCGAGGGCGACACCGTGATCCGCACGCCCGACGGTCCCCGCGAGCTGGGCGAGATCCTCGACGAGATCGACGAGACGTACTTCGACCGCCGCCAGAGCTTCGAATCGGAAGTGCGCGACGTGATCGGCCACGGGCCGGTCCCGACGGAATAG
- a CDS encoding PadR family transcriptional regulator, with protein MSEAQTVTENPGIARELTAFQQNILVILAEEPRYGLAIKRELESYYDSEVNHGRLYPNLDDLVEMDLVEKSELDKRTNQYALTDEGYEAVLDQLHWEFSKIVTDDDRASDLRDLIDAVN; from the coding sequence ATGTCAGAGGCACAAACCGTCACGGAGAATCCGGGTATCGCGCGCGAACTTACCGCGTTCCAGCAAAATATCCTCGTTATCCTCGCCGAGGAACCTCGCTACGGGCTCGCTATCAAGCGAGAACTCGAGTCGTACTACGATTCGGAGGTCAATCACGGGCGACTGTACCCCAACCTCGACGACCTCGTCGAGATGGACCTCGTCGAGAAGAGCGAACTCGACAAGCGGACCAACCAGTACGCTCTGACTGACGAGGGTTACGAGGCCGTTCTCGACCAGCTTCACTGGGAGTTCTCGAAGATCGTCACCGACGACGACCGCGCGAGCGATCTCCGTGACCTGATCGACGCCGTCAACTAA
- a CDS encoding DUF6517 family protein, translated as MNTTQGTDGERGSGYEATRRAFLAATGTVTLGGLAGCSALEDLVDSASEEAIENRTASPAGFYIGDTSGTETAYASGPVDVRFVPPSLRAEDRRIDIEGWSTTTTTKAQDYNSSRSNKPRSIWVPDPNDGDSDADGIDDLVEVLDIERGLLIYADATITTIERRSSDDATRMLGSFIDGTTRVRETLEDCPSDVCGSVQEHASARKRLAEEASEAVEAGEWDRARRSMQEARRIVQGDIEDISDDLDSDGDGISDGTEELYDYLGGEPTIGEHFVVTLPDAQVRGGGLELVDELTPQRVLEYFLGERDAEGCAQTDRAAVVHRDLACRNLLEPTLELQDGFDLSRPNDIDKNDIRRGVTAFGTSGGVVVTGATPEADRTVPMARVSGQSSGGDECCFDYNNSWGEETDSGEATVSAVFVVPVTATPPDSPRPMPALFHVRRIRHDDQLLFVGGWQIDDGALYENSATLLTAAGPNHVAPVTHSVNEDGSVEIEYQDGDDIILRKRPGRTKYGNITLSKAYDPEDDYLPAGAYSVCRDGGEVWCWGVQSREALAKHDTGGCPGTDSDAPAWTVSSTLDAPIVHLVGAAEASNDVKFKAGAELSKAVN; from the coding sequence ATGAACACGACGCAGGGCACGGACGGCGAGCGGGGCAGTGGGTACGAGGCGACGAGGCGGGCGTTTCTCGCAGCGACGGGGACGGTCACACTCGGCGGCCTGGCCGGCTGTAGCGCGCTCGAGGACCTGGTAGACAGCGCCAGCGAAGAGGCCATCGAGAACAGGACTGCCTCGCCGGCTGGCTTCTATATCGGTGACACCAGCGGTACCGAAACGGCGTACGCCAGCGGCCCAGTCGACGTTCGCTTCGTCCCGCCGAGCCTGCGGGCCGAGGATCGACGCATCGACATCGAGGGATGGAGTACCACCACGACCACGAAGGCCCAGGACTACAACTCCTCGCGCTCGAACAAACCACGGTCGATCTGGGTGCCCGACCCCAACGACGGGGATTCCGACGCCGACGGTATCGACGACCTAGTCGAGGTGCTAGATATCGAACGGGGACTGTTAATCTACGCCGACGCCACCATCACGACCATCGAGCGTCGGTCGAGCGACGACGCGACGCGAATGCTGGGCTCGTTCATCGACGGGACGACTCGAGTCCGGGAAACACTCGAAGACTGTCCCTCGGATGTCTGTGGCTCTGTCCAGGAGCACGCCAGCGCACGCAAACGTCTCGCCGAGGAGGCCAGCGAGGCCGTGGAGGCGGGCGAGTGGGACCGCGCGCGGCGATCGATGCAAGAGGCTCGCCGCATCGTCCAGGGCGATATCGAGGACATCAGCGACGATCTCGACAGCGACGGCGACGGAATCTCCGACGGCACCGAGGAGTTGTACGACTACCTCGGCGGGGAGCCGACCATCGGTGAGCACTTCGTCGTCACGCTCCCGGACGCCCAGGTCCGTGGCGGCGGCCTCGAACTGGTCGACGAACTGACGCCACAGCGCGTCCTCGAGTACTTCCTGGGCGAACGAGACGCCGAGGGTTGTGCGCAGACGGATCGCGCTGCCGTCGTCCACCGGGACCTGGCCTGCCGGAACCTCCTCGAGCCGACGCTCGAACTCCAGGACGGCTTCGACCTCAGCCGGCCCAACGACATCGACAAGAACGACATCCGCCGCGGCGTCACCGCCTTCGGAACCTCGGGCGGTGTCGTCGTCACCGGGGCGACACCGGAGGCCGACCGCACGGTGCCGATGGCGCGGGTCTCGGGCCAATCGAGTGGGGGAGATGAGTGTTGCTTCGATTATAATAATTCCTGGGGCGAGGAGACCGACTCCGGGGAGGCGACCGTCTCGGCGGTGTTCGTCGTTCCCGTCACGGCGACGCCGCCGGACAGCCCCAGGCCGATGCCCGCGCTGTTTCACGTGCGGCGGATCCGTCACGACGACCAGCTGCTGTTCGTCGGCGGCTGGCAGATCGACGACGGCGCGCTCTACGAGAACAGCGCGACGCTGTTGACCGCCGCCGGCCCGAACCACGTCGCACCAGTGACCCACTCCGTCAACGAGGACGGGAGTGTCGAGATCGAGTATCAGGATGGCGACGACATAATCCTCCGAAAACGCCCCGGCCGGACGAAGTACGGAAACATCACGCTCAGCAAGGCGTACGACCCCGAGGACGATTACCTCCCCGCGGGTGCCTACTCGGTGTGTCGTGACGGCGGGGAAGTCTGGTGCTGGGGCGTCCAGTCCCGGGAGGCGCTCGCCAAACACGACACCGGCGGCTGTCCCGGAACGGACAGTGACGCCCCCGCGTGGACGGTCTCGTCGACGCTCGACGCGCCAATCGTCCACCTCGTCGGGGCGGCCGAAGCGTCGAACGACGTGAAGTTCAAAGCGGGCGCGGAACTCTCGAAGGCCGTCAATTAG
- the rnhA gene encoding ribonuclease HI translates to MPVIECDESIARERLEAAGVAIEPGNTDHERWRAHHAGATAVAYEGKVVMQGEDPERLAAILREGGGRAHVYFDGASRGNPGPAAVGWVILTGDGIVSEGGKTIGETTNNRAEYEGLIHALEVAADYGFEEVQVRSDSELVVKQIRGEWDANDPGMRERRVQAHELLRQFDSWSIEHVPRELNERADELANEALDDD, encoded by the coding sequence ATGCCGGTCATCGAATGTGACGAATCGATCGCGCGCGAGCGACTGGAAGCCGCTGGAGTGGCCATCGAACCGGGCAATACCGACCACGAGCGCTGGCGCGCGCACCACGCTGGAGCGACCGCCGTGGCCTACGAGGGGAAGGTCGTGATGCAGGGCGAAGATCCAGAACGCCTCGCTGCGATCCTGCGCGAGGGCGGCGGCCGTGCGCACGTCTACTTCGACGGTGCCTCACGAGGGAATCCCGGTCCCGCGGCCGTCGGCTGGGTGATCCTGACCGGCGACGGCATCGTCAGCGAAGGCGGCAAGACTATCGGGGAAACGACCAACAACCGCGCCGAATACGAGGGACTGATCCACGCGTTAGAGGTCGCCGCCGACTACGGCTTCGAGGAAGTCCAGGTCCGCAGCGACTCCGAACTCGTCGTCAAGCAGATCCGCGGCGAGTGGGACGCCAACGACCCGGGGATGCGCGAGCGTCGGGTCCAGGCACACGAACTCCTTCGGCAGTTCGACTCGTGGTCGATCGAGCACGTCCCGAGAGAGCTAAACGAACGCGCCGACGAACTGGCGAACGAGGCACTGGACGATGACTGA
- a CDS encoding inorganic diphosphatase, with product MTNLWEDLETGPNPPEEIYAVVECLKGERNKYEYDKDVPGVVLDRVLHSNVHYPSDYGFIPQSYYDDEDPFDVLVLVEDQTFPGCIIEARPVALMKMDDDGEQDDKVIAVPTEDPRYDHIEDLEDIPQQQLDEIDEFFATYKNLEEGKEVETLGWEDKQAAMDAIEHAQDLYDEHFN from the coding sequence ATGACGAACCTCTGGGAAGACTTGGAAACCGGCCCTAATCCGCCCGAAGAGATCTACGCGGTCGTCGAGTGCCTGAAAGGCGAGCGCAACAAGTACGAGTACGACAAGGACGTTCCCGGAGTCGTGCTCGACCGCGTGCTGCACAGCAACGTCCACTACCCCAGCGACTACGGGTTCATCCCGCAGAGCTACTACGACGACGAGGACCCCTTCGACGTCCTCGTGCTGGTCGAAGACCAGACGTTCCCCGGCTGTATCATCGAGGCCCGACCCGTGGCCCTGATGAAGATGGACGACGACGGCGAGCAGGACGACAAGGTCATCGCCGTCCCCACCGAGGACCCCCGCTACGACCACATCGAGGACCTCGAAGACATCCCACAGCAGCAACTCGACGAGATCGACGAGTTCTTCGCGACCTACAAGAACCTCGAGGAAGGCAAGGAAGTCGAGACGCTGGGCTGGGAGGACAAGCAGGCCGCGATGGACGCCATCGAGCACGCCCAGGACCTCTACGACGAGCACTTCAACTGA
- a CDS encoding DUF302 domain-containing protein yields MTLPIDPNVIDPEDIGEKRATLEMDHEEAIEHVREVFTDAGFGIATEFSPSEMLTEKIGADRDPYYVLGACNPTVADRALDASEKKIGGLFPCNVVIWQDEPGRQVVYHVSIMKIARLTGMAPDDETMADIIADTGELVEEAYANL; encoded by the coding sequence ATGACGCTCCCAATCGACCCGAACGTGATCGACCCCGAAGACATCGGCGAGAAGCGCGCGACCCTGGAGATGGACCACGAGGAGGCTATCGAGCACGTCCGCGAGGTCTTCACCGACGCCGGCTTCGGCATCGCCACTGAGTTTTCACCCTCCGAGATGCTCACCGAGAAGATCGGTGCCGACCGCGACCCCTACTACGTGCTCGGGGCGTGCAACCCGACGGTAGCCGACCGGGCACTGGACGCCTCCGAGAAGAAGATCGGCGGTCTATTCCCCTGCAACGTCGTGATCTGGCAGGACGAACCCGGCCGGCAGGTGGTCTACCACGTCTCGATCATGAAGATCGCGCGCCTGACCGGGATGGCCCCCGACGACGAGACGATGGCCGACATCATCGCCGACACGGGCGAGTTGGTCGAGGAGGCCTACGCGAATCTCTGA
- a CDS encoding GNAT family N-acetyltransferase yields MEIREADPDDARLLAEQCWQPLAESMADYSSLNELADDAVEVAVDGFAEMLEADARTIFLAEVAGDAVGFANVRVGERPAMRHGTDAEVTDLYVKAGFRGRGYGSRLLDRAERLAAEEGCDFVQLSAEWDNDGARSLYEDRGYEPKQVTYVRPVDDQPR; encoded by the coding sequence ATGGAGATCCGCGAGGCCGATCCCGACGATGCGCGCCTGCTCGCCGAACAGTGCTGGCAGCCGCTGGCCGAGTCGATGGCCGACTACTCATCACTGAACGAACTGGCCGACGATGCAGTCGAGGTGGCCGTCGATGGGTTCGCGGAGATGCTCGAGGCCGACGCACGGACGATCTTCCTCGCAGAAGTCGCGGGCGACGCGGTCGGGTTCGCGAACGTGCGAGTGGGCGAGCGGCCGGCGATGAGACACGGCACCGACGCCGAGGTCACCGATCTGTACGTGAAAGCGGGCTTTCGGGGGCGAGGCTACGGATCACGGTTGCTCGACCGAGCCGAGCGACTGGCCGCCGAGGAGGGCTGTGATTTCGTCCAGCTCTCGGCGGAGTGGGACAACGACGGGGCGCGCTCGCTGTACGAGGATCGAGGGTACGAGCCCAAGCAGGTGACGTACGTCCGGCCAGTCGACGATCAGCCCAGGTAG
- a CDS encoding DUF7108 domain-containing protein, which yields MTDSVSELPADVIEEAERLTRLARRAVDGKEAAAYRTERDEMLTEYGYTARIREDDDTLVCYPEEWVDDEGTVYPSEIENVDRGVERSLSGPGGGDDWDAIEEHNREIAEAVADDHSDPHGETAHALADFAGNHYAKPIGDLTESELAEFREEYLPRNGWPNDEQLEVLSLSVEYALEKADGDRLQ from the coding sequence ATGACTGATTCGGTGAGTGAACTCCCGGCCGACGTAATCGAGGAGGCCGAACGACTGACCCGTCTCGCGCGCCGGGCCGTCGACGGAAAAGAGGCGGCCGCCTATCGGACCGAGCGAGACGAGATGCTGACCGAGTACGGCTACACGGCGCGGATCCGTGAAGACGACGACACGCTCGTCTGCTATCCCGAGGAGTGGGTCGACGACGAGGGAACTGTCTACCCGAGTGAGATCGAGAACGTCGACCGCGGCGTCGAGCGCTCGCTGTCGGGCCCGGGCGGGGGCGACGACTGGGACGCCATAGAGGAACACAACCGCGAGATCGCCGAGGCTGTTGCGGACGACCACAGCGATCCACACGGCGAGACGGCCCACGCACTGGCTGATTTCGCGGGCAATCACTACGCGAAACCGATCGGCGACCTCACCGAGAGTGAACTCGCGGAGTTTCGCGAGGAGTATCTCCCGCGAAACGGCTGGCCGAATGACGAGCAACTGGAAGTCCTGTCGCTGTCGGTCGAATACGCGCTCGAAAAAGCAGACGGTGACCGCCTGCAGTAG